Genomic segment of Leifsonia sp. Root1293:
TCGGGCTCATCCTGCTCGGGTCGCTCTGGGGCGTGTACGGGGTGGCGGCCGGCTTCGCGCTCGGCCTCGGCATCACCTGGCCCATCGCCCTCATCTGGATCAGCAAGGTCTCAGACGTCGACGCCAAGCGCCTGTTCTTCAATGGACTGCGCATGATCATCGTCTTCGGCATCGCCACCGGGGCCTCGTACGCATCGACTCTCGCCGTACCCGCAGACCAGCCGATCCTGCACCTGGCCATCGGATGGGTCGCCCTGCTGGGGATGCTCGCGCTCGAAGCGGCCATCTGGCCCAGGTTCCGGGCCGATGTGCTGCAGGTCATCGGCGCCCGTCGCTACCTCAGCCGCGCGAAGACCGCTCCCGAAGCTCCAACAGCCCCCGAAGCTCCCGAAGATCCAGCAGCTCCCGTGGCGGCATCCGCACCGACCGCCACCGAGACCCCCGAATCCACCACCCGAACGGAGAAGGAATGAGACGCCGGATCCAATCCAGACTCCGCCGTTCGTGGAGGGACGTGCGCTACAGCTCGGGCCTTCCGCCACGGAAGGATCGCGCGACCGCCCGCAAGGCATCCGCCGCTCTCGCGGCATCCGTGGCGCGTGACGTGCACCTGCTCATCGCAGCGCCCGGTCGAGGCAACATCGGCGACCAGGCTCTGTTCGAGGCGTTCCTCGAGAACGCACCGGGCCCCATCATCGCCATCGTGCGCGAGACCGACGACTTCGTCGTCCCCGATGCCGTCAGCGCGAAGGTGGAGGTGCTGCCCCTCCCGAGCCTCGTCTACGGCGAGGGCCCGGCCCACGATCAGGCCATCCGTTCCTTCGTCGAGCTGCTGCGCCGTGCACGGAGCCTCTCGATCATCGGCGCCGACATCATGGACGGCCGCTACAGCCTCCGAGGTTCCGTTCGTCGCGCGGCGCTCGCCGAGATCGGTGCCCGCGAAGGTGTTCCCACCCGCATCGTGGGCTTCAGCTGGAACGGATCGCCGAGCTTCGGTGCCCGCCGCGCCCTGATCAGGGCCAGCCGCGCCGGCGTCGTCCCGCTACTGCGGGATCCCCGTTCGGCCGAGCGGGCGATCGAGCAGGGCATCGACAACGTCACCCTCGTCGCCGACATCGTCTTCGCCGCGACGACGACGGATGCGAGCGTGCCGATCCCCGACGTGCCCTTCGCCATCGTCAACGTCAGCGGGCTGATCGCCCGTACGAAGGACCAGACCGCCCAGTACCGCCGCATCATCGACCACCTGCGCTCGGCCGGATTGCACGTCGTGATCCTGCCGCACGTGATCAAGGACCTGAGCGACGACCTCGTCGCCTGTCGGGCCGTGGCGGCAGTCGTCGCCGGGCCGGACGTGACCCTCATCGACGCCCTGCTGCCCCCGGCCCAGGTACGCGCCCTCGCCGCCCGCGCGACGGTCACTGTGACCGGCCGTATGCACCTCTCGATCATGTCGATGATGGGCGGCACGCCTGCCGTCACCCTCGCGACGCAGGGCAAGGTCGAGGGGCTCATGGAGCTCATCGGTGCCCCCGAGCTGTGCGTTTCGCCGGTCGGCGACTTCGCCGGACCCGTCATCGCGACGCTCGCCCACGCTGTACCGGAGACATCGGCGACCCGGGCTGCGATCGCAGCAGGCCTGCCCCGCGTGATCGAGCTGGCCCGGGCGAACACCGCGGGGCTCGACGAGCCCGTGCTGGTCGCGGCGGGGGAGCCCCGCTGATGGGCGGCTTCACGCGGGTGATCGCCACGGTGGTCGCACCGAGCGCCCTGTGGTCGCCGCGGGTGCGGGTGCGCCTGCTGCGCTTCTGCGGCGCGAGCATCGGAACGGGCACCCGCATCCGTCCCGGCATCCGGTTCATCGAACGAGTCGACCTGCTGAGCATCGGAGACGGATGCTTCATCAACGTCGAACTGCTCGTCGGGTCGAATTCACCCGTGGTGCTCGGCGACAGGGTGTCGCTCGGTCCGCGGGTG
This window contains:
- a CDS encoding polysaccharide pyruvyl transferase family protein, which translates into the protein MRYSSGLPPRKDRATARKASAALAASVARDVHLLIAAPGRGNIGDQALFEAFLENAPGPIIAIVRETDDFVVPDAVSAKVEVLPLPSLVYGEGPAHDQAIRSFVELLRRARSLSIIGADIMDGRYSLRGSVRRAALAEIGAREGVPTRIVGFSWNGSPSFGARRALIRASRAGVVPLLRDPRSAERAIEQGIDNVTLVADIVFAATTTDASVPIPDVPFAIVNVSGLIARTKDQTAQYRRIIDHLRSAGLHVVILPHVIKDLSDDLVACRAVAAVVAGPDVTLIDALLPPAQVRALAARATVTVTGRMHLSIMSMMGGTPAVTLATQGKVEGLMELIGAPELCVSPVGDFAGPVIATLAHAVPETSATRAAIAAGLPRVIELARANTAGLDEPVLVAAGEPR